In one Planctomycetia bacterium genomic region, the following are encoded:
- a CDS encoding acyl-CoA thioesterase — protein sequence MLKEHETMIRVRYAETDRMGFLHHAQYLVYFEEGRTELLRADGQTYKAIEDKGFFLVIVKIECKFKTPVHYDDQIRLRTILQRMTPVRIEHRYEVYRGDELCAEGSSTLACVDRQGKLQPLPEEIYREES from the coding sequence ATGCTCAAAGAACATGAAACGATGATTCGTGTCCGTTATGCGGAAACTGACCGGATGGGCTTTCTGCATCATGCCCAGTACCTGGTGTATTTTGAAGAGGGCCGCACCGAACTGTTGCGAGCGGATGGACAGACTTACAAGGCAATCGAGGACAAAGGCTTTTTTCTGGTCATCGTCAAAATCGAATGCAAGTTCAAAACGCCGGTACATTATGACGATCAGATCAGACTGCGTACCATCCTGCAGCGCATGACGCCGGTTCGTATCGAGCATCGTTATGAAGTATACCGGGGAGATGAGCTCTGTGCGGAAGGCAGTTCCACACTTGCCTGCGTTGATCGACAGGGCAAACTGCAGCCACTTCCCGAGGAGATTTACCGGGAAGAATCGTAG
- a CDS encoding GIY-YIG nuclease family protein produces the protein MDTALFNHDMSDLLGPNRYDLVTDDTPAGGSIIGDGASVLSKRVRAQVPQYPGIYAMFDQQGKVIYVGKAKRLRTRLLNYFRKKSQEKRKAQRLLRRTQTIAWEYAPHEFAALLRELDLIQQHKPRFNVMGQPLLKRRTYLCLGRSPAPYLYAARHPPADGTFFGPIRHRPEILDVLRLLNDHFKLRDCPRKQVMQFAEQRSMIQEDNVAGCIRHELGTCLGPCARLCTSRQYQARVKEAKNYFHSLDTALSELIREKMQQAARELDFELAGKLRDQLASLEWLMASLQRVQETRRELSFIYPVEVNHRQGQVLWYLIHEGQWRCTLFMPQDYATRQQAWKTIDGVFAGKTPWNFASQSIDHLWLTAAWFRKFPQERARCISVEDARRICSQKSAS, from the coding sequence ATGGATACCGCACTCTTCAATCACGACATGAGCGATCTGCTGGGGCCGAACCGGTACGATCTCGTTACCGACGACACTCCAGCAGGCGGTTCCATCATTGGCGATGGCGCTTCAGTTTTAAGTAAGCGCGTTCGCGCCCAGGTGCCTCAATATCCAGGCATCTATGCCATGTTCGATCAGCAGGGCAAAGTCATTTATGTGGGCAAAGCCAAACGGCTGCGAACCAGGCTGCTGAACTATTTCAGAAAAAAATCACAAGAAAAACGCAAGGCCCAGCGGCTGCTTAGGCGCACACAGACCATTGCCTGGGAATATGCTCCACATGAATTTGCAGCACTGCTGCGTGAACTCGATCTGATTCAGCAGCACAAACCCCGTTTTAATGTGATGGGCCAGCCATTACTCAAGCGTCGTACCTATCTCTGTCTGGGACGGTCGCCCGCACCATACCTGTATGCTGCCAGGCATCCACCTGCCGATGGAACATTCTTTGGCCCGATCCGGCATCGCCCTGAAATCCTGGATGTCTTGCGTTTGCTGAACGATCATTTTAAACTGCGTGATTGCCCGCGCAAGCAGGTCATGCAGTTTGCCGAGCAGCGCAGCATGATTCAGGAAGACAATGTCGCAGGCTGTATCCGTCATGAACTGGGCACCTGCCTGGGGCCGTGTGCCAGGCTCTGTACTTCACGGCAATATCAGGCACGAGTCAAGGAGGCGAAAAACTACTTCCATTCGCTCGATACTGCACTCTCGGAACTAATCCGAGAGAAAATGCAGCAGGCGGCACGCGAGCTGGACTTTGAACTGGCAGGAAAACTGCGCGATCAATTGGCTTCGCTCGAATGGCTGATGGCCAGCCTTCAGCGCGTGCAGGAGACACGCAGGGAGTTGAGTTTCATCTATCCGGTCGAGGTCAATCATCGCCAGGGGCAGGTTCTCTGGTATCTGATTCATGAAGGGCAATGGCGATGCACGTTGTTCATGCCACAGGATTATGCTACCCGCCAGCAGGCATGGAAAACCATTGACGGCGTGTTTGCAGGCAAAACGCCCTGGAACTTTGCTTCGCAGTCCATTGATCATCTCTGGCTGACCGCAGCCTGGTTCCGCAAGTTTCCCCAGGAGCGGGCCAGGTGCATATCTGTTGAGGATGCACGGCGCATCTGCAGCCAGAAATCGGCCAGTTGA
- a CDS encoding alpha/beta hydrolase, producing MLSAFCLLLLCFQDQPEVVRLWPGKAPLSASEDPANIPSLTVYLPEKSKASGAAVVVCPGGGYGFLATGHEGTDVARWLNERGIAAFVLKYRIAGKHQPAPLMEAPLLDAQRAIRTVRANASQWNIDVKKVGICGFSAGGHLASTAATHFDAGSKDADDAIDKLSCRPDFAILCYPVISLKAPHTHQGSRNNLLGKNPDEKQVELYCNDLQVTKETPPTFLFHTDEDKAVPPMNSVLFYAAMKKHGVPGELHIFEKGVHGVGLAPKTPPPGAANYVPRLRPVDKGLSTWPDRLNDWLGRQGLLK from the coding sequence ATGTTATCCGCTTTCTGTCTGTTGCTACTGTGTTTCCAGGATCAACCGGAAGTCGTTCGGCTCTGGCCAGGCAAAGCTCCCCTTTCTGCCAGTGAAGATCCCGCCAACATCCCCAGCTTGACCGTCTATCTGCCTGAAAAAAGCAAAGCCAGTGGGGCCGCCGTCGTGGTCTGTCCCGGTGGCGGTTACGGCTTTCTTGCTACTGGTCATGAGGGTACCGATGTTGCCCGCTGGCTCAATGAACGTGGCATTGCAGCTTTTGTGCTGAAGTACCGAATTGCTGGCAAACATCAACCTGCTCCCCTGATGGAAGCGCCATTGCTGGATGCACAACGAGCCATTCGCACGGTGCGTGCCAACGCTTCCCAATGGAATATCGACGTGAAAAAAGTCGGCATTTGCGGCTTCTCCGCTGGTGGTCACCTGGCTTCTACTGCAGCGACTCACTTTGATGCAGGCAGCAAGGATGCGGATGATGCCATAGACAAGTTGTCCTGCAGGCCTGATTTTGCCATCCTCTGTTATCCTGTCATCAGCTTGAAGGCGCCCCATACGCATCAGGGGTCCCGCAACAATCTGCTCGGGAAAAATCCTGATGAAAAACAGGTTGAGTTGTACTGTAACGATCTGCAGGTAACCAAGGAAACGCCTCCTACCTTCCTGTTTCATACCGATGAAGATAAGGCCGTGCCGCCCATGAACAGTGTCCTGTTCTATGCAGCCATGAAAAAACATGGTGTGCCTGGCGAACTGCACATCTTTGAAAAAGGAGTGCATGGCGTCGGCTTAGCCCCCAAAACACCACCACCTGGTGCTGCCAACTATGTTCCTCGCCTGCGACCTGTTGATAAAGGACTCTCAACCTGGCCCGATCGCCTCAACGACTGGTTGGGCAGACAGGGTTTGCTGAAATAA
- a CDS encoding sugar phosphate isomerase/epimerase, translating into MNRRHWLKQTLALGTLAAVSPHIVAIDPIVRKGPAQLKLSIAAYSYRDYLTGKKQPAMTLDGFVDLCAELGLPAVELTSYYFKDTSTAALTRLKGRCTRLGLDVSGGAVGNKFTEADPAKLKDEIRKTKEWTERYSVLGAKAIRIFAGNAIKGEEESVTRARCMEAIQEVCEHASQYGIYMALENHGGIVTTAEQLLAIVQAIKHEWFGVNLDSGNFRTVDPYGDIAKLAPYAVNVQFKTEIQVAGKKKEPADMNKLVNILKEARYRGYVALEYEAAADPLKAIPEHIQQLKSLFAGCSG; encoded by the coding sequence ATGAATCGTCGTCATTGGCTGAAGCAGACACTCGCTTTGGGTACCCTTGCTGCTGTCTCGCCTCATATAGTTGCTATCGATCCCATTGTTCGCAAGGGGCCGGCACAACTGAAGTTGAGCATCGCTGCCTACAGCTACCGCGATTACCTGACTGGCAAGAAGCAGCCCGCCATGACTCTCGATGGCTTTGTTGACCTCTGCGCGGAACTGGGTCTGCCCGCCGTGGAACTCACCAGTTATTACTTCAAAGATACCAGCACGGCGGCATTGACCAGATTGAAAGGCCGCTGCACGCGCTTGGGGCTCGATGTCAGTGGCGGTGCGGTAGGCAACAAGTTTACCGAAGCAGACCCGGCCAAACTGAAGGATGAGATTCGCAAAACAAAAGAATGGACCGAACGCTACTCCGTGCTGGGAGCCAAGGCCATTCGCATCTTCGCGGGCAATGCCATCAAAGGCGAAGAAGAGTCCGTTACCCGTGCCCGCTGTATGGAAGCGATTCAGGAAGTTTGCGAACACGCGTCGCAGTATGGCATTTACATGGCACTCGAAAATCATGGAGGGATTGTTACCACTGCCGAACAGTTGCTGGCCATCGTGCAGGCGATAAAACACGAATGGTTCGGAGTCAACCTCGACAGTGGCAACTTCCGCACCGTTGATCCTTACGGAGATATTGCCAAGCTGGCCCCCTATGCAGTCAACGTTCAGTTCAAGACGGAAATCCAGGTGGCAGGCAAGAAAAAGGAACCCGCTGACATGAATAAGCTGGTCAACATCCTCAAGGAAGCTCGTTACCGTGGCTACGTAGCACTGGAATATGAAGCTGCAGCCGATCCACTGAAAGCCATTCCCGAACATATTCAGCAACTGAAATCACTCTTCGCCGGCTGCAGTGGCTAG